Part of the Deltaproteobacteria bacterium genome is shown below.
AGGGGGATCAGACACCACCGCTGTAGCCATCGCTGCCGCCCTTAAGGCAGATCTTTGCGAGATATGTACTGATGTGGATGGCGTCTATACCACCAATCCAAACATATGCGATCAGGCGAGAAAGATCAGCCGTATAAGTTATGATGAGATGTTGGAGATGGCCAGCCTGGGGGCCAAGGTGCTGCAGATCAGGTCAGTGGAATTCGCCAAGAAATACGGGGTACCTATCCATGTGCGGTCATCTTTTAGTGAAAATGAAGGAACCATAGTCTGTGAGGAGGATATTGAAATGGAAAGGGCACTGGTATCAGGGCTAACCTATGACATGGGTCAGGCCAGGGTTGAGATTACCAAGGTCCCTGATCGGCCGGGGATCGCCGCCAAATTCTTCGACGCCATCAGTGCGGCGGACATCGTGGTGGACATGATCATCCAGACCTCCAGCCTGGAGGAAGGATATGCCAATATAGCCTTCACCATCTCCACGGCAGATTTTCCCAAGGCCCTCAAGATAGCTAAATCCCTAGCCAAGAGAATGGGGGCAAAAGAGGTCATCGCTGAGGAGGAAGTGGCCAAGGTGTCCATGGTCGGTGTGGGTATGAGGAGCCATTCTGGGGTGGCCTCCAAGATGTTCGGGGCCTTGGCCAAGGAGGGGATCAACATCAAGATGATCAGCACCTCCGAGATCAAGATCTCCTGTATCATAGATGCCAAATATACGGAGTTGGCCGTGAGGTCGCTCCACGAGGCCTTTGAGTTGGGCAAGGGGAGCGGATAATGGAGGTAAAAATCTACGATACCACCTTGAGGGATGGAACCCAAGGAGAGGATATATCCTTCTCCGCGGAAGATAAACTCAGGATTACCCAGAAGCTTGACGAGCTGGGGATCCACTACATAGAGGGGGGATGGCCCGGTTCGAATCCCAAGGATGTTCACTATTTTCGTGAGGTGGGTAAGATCCCCCTTACCTCAGCGAAGGTAGTGGCCTTTGGAAGCACATCTCGTAAGGGGGTCCCACCGGAAAAAGACGCCAATATCCGCTCCCTCCTGGAGGCAAAGACAGAGGTGATAACCATCTTCGGCAAGTCATGGGACATCCACCCCCTGACTGCTATGGATATCTCTTTGGAGGAGAATTTGGATTTAATCTACCAATCCATCACCTTTCTCAAAGGGCATGTTCCCGAGGTCATCTACGACGCCGAGCATTTTTTTGATGGCTTTAAAG
Proteins encoded:
- a CDS encoding aspartate kinase, which produces MALIVQKYGGTSVASVERIRSVSQRVIKTKERGDDVVVVVSAMAGETDRLLKLAKEVASEPDERELDVVLATGEQVSSALLSIVLTSMGYKAKSYLGHQIKISTDSVHGRARITSVDADKIFSDLREGLIVVVAGFQGEDEEGNITTLGRGGSDTTAVAIAAALKADLCEICTDVDGVYTTNPNICDQARKISRISYDEMLEMASLGAKVLQIRSVEFAKKYGVPIHVRSSFSENEGTIVCEEDIEMERALVSGLTYDMGQARVEITKVPDRPGIAAKFFDAISAADIVVDMIIQTSSLEEGYANIAFTISTADFPKALKIAKSLAKRMGAKEVIAEEEVAKVSMVGVGMRSHSGVASKMFGALAKEGINIKMISTSEIKISCIIDAKYTELAVRSLHEAFELGKGSG